The genomic stretch ATAAGTATGTCCCAGGGGTGGATCAAGAAGGACATGAGGAAGCAAAACTAAAAGGAACTAATGATCTGGCATGGGTCAAGGAGAAATAAAGGGCTGCAGTGCACAAATATTCGGATTTCTGCACTATGATtgagaaataagttaaaaatgaTTGAAGGTGTTCCCTCTACAAGCTGTGTCCGTCAAAAAAATTGACAGAGTTGTTCTTGGACAGGGAAATCCATTTTGGAGGGATTCAGGGGGTATAGCAAATACtgttatattataaaatttttgagagAAGGGTTTTAACCCCTTGACCCCTCCACCCCCACTCGCTTCTTTACTCACTACAATTTCCATATCCTGCACCTCCTTTCTCCACATCAACTTCCAAACCCTGCTTTACCCCCAGGTCAGGAGGGACCAATGGTTTCTTCGGCTCTTAAAACTTATACCTCTTATGCCAATAAGGTACAATGAAAGTCAAGCGTTTGGAGCCTAAGAAGGTTAGCCTAAACTTATCAGGATGAGTACCTTTCAGCAAATACATGTCTAAGATACCGAATGAGAATAGTAGTCTGAATATATAGAGGTTGCAAAGTTACTGCGTCTTCCAACAGGTAAATGTATATGCTGAGCAGATAGGCATTTTGAATGATAAATTTCTAAATGGGAGAATTACTTCTTGTTACCAATTTGGGAAAAGGTACTATTCTTCCACACTAGATGATCCTTATCAGTGTCTTAATGATGGGTCATTAACAGaggggttgaaaatatttagaacaAAAGGAAAGGAATGTGAAAATGTAATGCCCCAAAGAAATTCAGCAGGTGAAAAAGAGTTATAACAAATGGTTAATTTGCTCATAGACTTTCGACTGAAAAAGCAGTCACCACATGGATAGTTTGATATCAAATACTTGATATTCATAATAATGGTAGctatatttttgcaattaataCTTCTCTATAACAGGGAATCAACAATACAGTTAAGTTATAGTAAACCTTCACTATCTCAATCCCACTTAAATGCAGTGACAAGTTGTCCTTTCCTTCTACACTGTCACCCTAATTACCATTGATGATGCTTTGATATAATTGGAATATGACCACCTCCTTGTCTCAAGAGGgtatatttgtggaaaatgggATGGTTTACTGACTCATCCTTTTTTCATGTTAAATGGGCACATCAAAACTGAAGGTTTTGGATCAAAGACTTTCTATGTGATACTCATCCATGCCACCATTTATATTAGCCTTATTGGCAGCAATCGGAAAATTTATCAGTACATGGTATGGATGTACAGAATGGCCCTGCTTTCTTTGTCCACCAGAAGTTCATACGTAAACTCTTGCCAAGACTGCCATGAAGCAAAATACAGGCAGGGAGGCTTAATAAACCCACCATAACATTGCCATATCTCTTTGCTTTTGAAGACATCGTGCATTATTTGTTACACTACTTTGGTAATAAACGTGAACTCAATCCCTTCAGATTAAAATATCTCgtgaatttaaagaaatttttgaggGCAAACACTTCACTCCTCAAAACTGGCCAAGGAGAATAAATGCTTGCATATCATTGAAAAATCTGACTCTAATAGGccagatgcatgaaaaatttatgcTTCACCAATTGAAAGGCACGAGAAAGCTTACTTGCTCTAACTCATGAGGTACACCTCACAGCATCTTTTCACATTCATGAGTAACACCTCTTGACATGGGATATACGAACACCCAATTATAAAGAGTAATATCTTTATGGAATATTTCATGGCTGCTAAGAAGAACACCTCAAATTGTATAGAATCTtctcataaaaatatgcaagGCGATGCATCCAATCGACTCAAAGTTAAGTTTTTCAGGGCTACAGAACGGTAGCACCTATGTTCATGGactgatgataaaataaaaataaatcacaagaAATATGTTTTTCGTCCATgggttaaaaacaaaatactttaaatttcttACCAAGTGAAACAGTAATTCCTTTAGCAGTCAAAGTTTCAATCACAAGGCCTGCATTTTCTATCTCTGGAGCTAACGTGACAATCTtaacattgtcaatatttccatacatATTCAAAACTGTGTCATATCCctgttggaaaataaattattatattcatgtGATGATGTCATATTTTATCGACCAAGTGTGCTGCCAGTTGCCAAAGGACACACGTTGGATTTGAATTAACACATTACAAATCAGTATCCTTAAGAACATTTAATTAAACGATATCCATCCCTAACCTTGTCCAGAGTCTGTATACAATTGCTTGGATGAGCAcctttcttttccttgtttatgAAAGGTCCTTCGACGTGTATTCCCAGTACAGTCGCACCTTCACAACTACCATCACATTTCCGGATCTTAGGTAATACCTTTTAATGGATTTGAAACAGAGAAGATTTAATTTTACAGCCGATGCAATATTTACCGTGAAGATAAAACAGAAAATGTAGTTACCTCCTTGTATATGTACGACGGGGATGTAACTACAGTTGGGCAAAATGAAGTAACCCCATGAGCGAGGATACCTTTAGCAACTTTTCTCACCCCCTCCTCTATTTTATCTACTTCGTTCGAGAAATCGATCCCAAAACCACCTGTTGACGAGAAATGCCACGGAAAGTAAGCAAGCAATCAACTGATATGCTACCCATCAAGAgccaacgaaaaataaaaaagatgcatTACCATTAATTTGTAAATCTATAAATCCTGGAGCTATCAATAATCCTTTGCAGTCTATCTTCTCGTCGGCGCTGatcttttcatcaaaaaatacttTCTCTGGATCTACAATTTTGCCATCCCTTACCCACATATCTTCCTTTATTATTCGGTGGTCACGAAGTATAAAGCAATTCACAAATTGCAATAATTTTCCGTTTCGAGTCATCGCAATGAGATCTGCAACGAGGAAGATAATGTAGTCTTGATGTGGTAAATATGTGATCACTAAACGAGATAACACACATTTGAATGTCACATTGGATCGCGGACACAATTGAGGTAATCATGATAAGAAGGAAATGGGTCGCTTACCGCTACCCGTAGTTTCAAGGAAACAACTGCGAAAAACAaatgtaaagaaataattaggaaTCCCTTCCCTTCCAGAAACCAAGAAGTAAAAATTCCCAATTTCTTTTAGCTAAATGTGACACTGAGGACGGAAAATTTTGACGAGAAAGGTTGAGGTCATTGACCGCAAATTGACCTCAGGATGGCAGGGGGCAAAGAATATGACTGAAAACTGAAGTCGActcatgtaaaaaaaactcttctttGGAAAAGCTTAAGCATCGGTATCAGCAACCTTGAAACATTTTTAGATGAATGAATGGCACTATCAATCCAATTTTGAGGAAATCACCATCAAATGTTAACATTAATTAGACACTCATCTAGAATCAAAGATGGTACACCACAAATGAATAATACGCACACACTTTCggctaaatattaaaaaggagCTCTATACTGGATTACCACACGATTAAACTCTATATTCCAGGACCGAATCTCTAGTTCGAGTTCATGTACGGGCACTCGGTTGGATCGTTTAAAAGTAACGGAACCTGGACGAATGCACGacgcaaattaaaattatattctaccCATGCAGTACCAGGATCGTGGCTACAATAAAGTGGATATTCACGTTCGAGCTAATTGGTACCAACGTGATATACTTCAAAGAGAACATGTAAGCATTAGGACACGGAGGCCAAGGGCTCATGCGTAACACCTTCATCGGAAAATTAAAGTCACCTCCAACAGTTCAGGAAACAGTAGTTTCATACATGGTCCTTATACAAGGACCATGGTTTCATGAATGGTACGCTTCCCGTCGCATCATTTACATTAATATCAAATGACACAACAATACTTTAGTTAAGCTTCACAACCAAACTTTAACTGCACACAATTACTACTTCCCCACGGTTCAGTGCGTTCTCAATCCCCATcacaacaatatttatatttacacgCACAATTCTTATGTCCGTGTTTACATGCATTGATGATTTTACTATAATACTGCGGCAGTCGCACGGATGTTGTTATTTGCTAGTTCCTCAGAATTGTAGAGGGTGTCGCTACTCTTACGTATGATTGTAAGCGCGAAATGCCGAATCCACGAATATTGCATTATTCATATTACATTAGTAATGGAGTCTCCTAAGTCGAATCGTTCAGAATAGAGGAATGGTATGCATGTGGATTTTCCCTCATTATGCTTAAATCATGGATTTTATAGCTAATAATCGCACCAGTTACCATAAATAGTTGTTTTTCGAATACGTTAATCATGGTGATGTGGCTTGATTTCTGTCCTCTTTACTTTGTTGCCTTTACGTCGGTATTGGTTGTCCGCTTATATTATTTTCTGGCTAGAATATGTCTTCATATCGCAAATTAGCATCTATTTTCTGTTTTCTACGTGAAGGAGCATACTCCTCTAATGGGATTGGAAGATGCAGATTGGGTAAGGGATAGTGATAAATACCCCATGTTGATAAATATAAGAACAAACATATGATAATAATACACGTGGATATCTTTGCTAGTCTTATTATACAACAGAAAAAACAGAGTCAAATGCATAGTAAATTAGTAATAGATTAAAATTTGCCTTAAGGCAAAACTGCTAAGTATTCTAACGATCAAGGTAGGCtctcatggagtacttaagaagaattctgggagcctccctttccaccaagcactttcctcttcaattcacaataaggcctactccctttcattctatctacatatcttattcttttccttcctctccctcgcttacctatcattctaccctctaacactgtcttcaacattCCCTCTCAGCTAAGTCCTCCCTCCATCTACcacttctgtctcctctgtatctcatctaaaagctgcctctcctcactcaccatacTCAGCATTGTGCGTTCctccacttaaccttctccactcttcgccacacccacatctcgaagacctccagtcttctctcatcctctttCATTAgcgtccacatttccgcaccgtaaaactaCAATCAATCAAACactttactaaccttttctttaaactctcagaagctccttcctgtccaaaaatgcctcctttgctgctgcgattctcttcctgatatccttactactgtatccgttttcctctaacaaGGTGCCAAAATAGTactgctccacctgctcaagtttttcccaaCCCACCTATATCTTTAGTGCCCCATTACTAGCTcgtaatgctttacaaaactggaTAACCTTAGATATTCTTGTCATTAATCCTCATCCGATACTCCTTGCAATGCTTGTTAAATGCATACAcgagagcctgaagcccccttgctaaCTGAGCAGGGGCTGATAAGCAGAGTTTTGCCTCAAGGCAAATTTTTATATTCCAACACGATGGGGAAATCATCATAATTCACTGaaacccagtggcggatacagatggggggtgcgGGCGggctgcaatgtttggcaattcAGGCGGCCCCACCCGCacccccccatctgtatccgccactgggtggcTGTGAATTAGGATGATTTCCCCGTCatgttgaaatttatatttactgtTTCCCATGAGCTTTTGTGTGTAAGGCATTTTGTACATTTCTTGACATAGACAATTTTACTTTTAGACTATTCCCATGCTTTTCTATTGAGCTGATTACCTTTATGTATGTACCACTGGAGGACTATCAGAAAAGTTGTAAAATACCTTTTGTGATTtagtgtaaatatattttaccctcATATGAtgtgatattttatgatttttctgtgCGTGTATGTAATTATTTGCTCTCTTACTTTATCACGTATGATGCCACTAAATATTTAGCCCCTAAAATGTTTTCCTTGTTAATCTGTTTGATTCAATGTGGAATGTAATGTAATTCTTTTTCACTTTTTGACAATACATAATATGTAGACTTAAATTATGTGGCTTTTTTCTTGTATTTACATCTCCCAGTATCTTATCAAAGTAAATTTCCGCAGATATACCATTTTTAGGATGCTGGGGATCTGTGAAGCAAAAAGTAGTCGTTTCATTAACCATAACTATCAAGTTTAAATTTACCGGTATTTCCGCTGCTATTTTTCCCTTAGCTCATTAGATGTCACTACCACCTCCCACCCTCTATTTTACTTTTCCGAGTATGAATTATGCTTTGTGAGTGAGAATTATAAATTGTGCCCCTAACCGCCCCTAACTGAGTACTTAAATTTTAGTGGTGacatgaaattataatttcatttgaagttTTTCATAAGCAAAGCGAGCGATTTGCAATTTCGCCGACAATGCCTTACAAGTCACTCCATTGCTTGAGGTATTTTTCTAGACATTATAATTTGTATCGTCTTGTAAGATGATGTATTGATCCACGTCAATTAGGTGTTTGTCAAGCGGCAAAAAATATCGGTAAACGGCTATGCTAATCGGCTTTAGAGATCGGAAGGAGGATACCTTTTTGGGCATACTTGGCATCAGCGCCACTGTGACGAATACGGCCAACGTCAAACTACTAGTGACTGTACCATAATTCTTTCGATTCCTTCCATCCGGTGGAAAGTTCTCGAATTTTCGCTAGTCTCTTGTTTGGGCGAAGCACGAGCGAGGGCTCTGGAGGGCTCTATCCAATGTTTGTGGCAGAAGTTCGTTGGGTTTGTGTGGATGAAATAGAGTGTTTAGCAACATTAgcgtgaaaaatactttttcatcttcCCCCAAGAGGTTTTAACATCTTGCATAATGTCGTACATGCTACCACATCTCCACAATGGTTGGCAAGTGGACCAGGCAATTCTCTCCGAAGAAGATCGTGTTGTGGTAAATATTGTGAAAATGTAATCTTGCCGAAGTGAGGTATAGTAGAATATTGAATTCTTCTTCTATCATCGCAGGTTATCCGTTTTGGTCATGACTGGGATCCAACGTGCATGAAAATGGACGAAGTATTATATAGCATAGCTGAGAAGGTCAAAAATTTTGCAGTCCTATATCTCGTTGATATCACGGAAGTTCCAGATTTCAACAAAATGTAAGTTTTTTTCTGATATTATTGTTACCGTAAACGTATcactgtaaatatttatattctttccCACGTAGCATAAATATGTCTCGGATAgatctctgagacgtctcgagtatcgcatgttacgtctcggagacattctgagagcttcagagataTCTCATGAGAGTTGGTACTATGGTATGCCtaaaaaaatgtaggcaaaaaagtatttaatgcaaaatatacagttatggcctacttatCTCGAcgatttttagcgacaaattttttatgaatgaccttttgaaaataagaaacccatattgaATATCGTGGTTTTAATAATCGCAACTGCagaattgcaccgaaaaatatacaTGGAAAGGAATTGTCAACGTtgaaatacgtttaaaaaaatcctgaacgtctcacgattacatctctgagacattcgagaccatagtgagacgtctctgagaggttcattGCTATGTGGGTTTGTGTAAGTGGAGTGGGTGGAATATAGGAATAATAGGACCTCCTCTGTACTGCACGACATTTGCTTCGAAAAGTCACCCTCTTTTTCCATTTCTGACTACAATACTGATTAAGgttcaaatattttcatcgcGTAATATTGCTGTTCAAACGCAAGTGGGTTAAAGGTAAAAGTGCATGTTTTCAGGTGTATTGTTGCTCCTAGTGTCAAACTTATATAGATTTATACGTCTTCCCGCCTTTTTGGAGAACTTTTGCCTTATGTATCTCCTCAAAGTCAGAAAAAGAATTATCTTTGCACCAAAAGTTCCTTTTGCTTTGTGAGTACGATGATGGAGAGGGAGGGATGCTTGAAAATAATTCTGGACATCAACATACTGACTATTCTACTGAATAGTGTGCGAGGAGTGAACCTACAGATTTGGTCACTAAAATGAACTATTTTGACATGGCCTTAACCCCTCAAGCATGTGTGACGCAGCATAAGCGTCTTCGCCATTCCGTTCCTATATTGTGCTTTAGTCGTATGTATTTATATCGCCCAGGGTGCTGTAATTCATCGGCACTGAAGCTTTTGTGCAgactttaattaaaatatttttagcgttgTAATCGCTcaccaaaataattatattctctaaaaaattgtttgaacttgataATTATTAGTACGTACGTACAATTTTCGGAGCAGTTTACTTATGCCTGCTCCCTAAATGCCGTGTTTGGTAGTTGACCAGTATGTGGTGTTTCTCCAAACAGGGTCCCACAGGGGTTCCTGTAAGTTTTCACACCTGTACTTGTCTCATATCTCTGTTTTTCTCTTTCActacacactttcttctttcaacccgaaatgttttaatttgtgggGTCTATTGAACAAAATGTCATCTGGTCGATCGAGTACATTTCGTATTGGTATCCGAGAGCCATCCTTTGCGCTGTTCTAAAGTCTGTCCTGCTATGATTTTGTTCACTAACTGtaagatttaaatatttactaatagGCAAAATGTTAGAGTGGTAAGGATCTTTGTTTacaacttccttcctctttctatctacaaaatggaaaaatttggtGTGCAATGAAATCCTTTCCTTtcccattacattgagaaaaaatggagTTTGAATACATGTTTTCCGATAATACATGTTCTGGAGCTTGGTTTCTTAATTATTCCCATTGATATGAGCAAACTTAGAAATAATctgaaagtgtattttttttgcttcggaattttctctgtaaattttcaagaaactatGCTTc from Ischnura elegans chromosome 7, ioIscEleg1.1, whole genome shotgun sequence encodes the following:
- the LOC124162316 gene encoding N-acetylglucosamine-6-phosphate deacetylase codes for the protein MTRNGKLLQFVNCFILRDHRIIKEDMWVRDGKIVDPEKVFFDEKISADEKIDCKGLLIAPGFIDLQINGGFGIDFSNEVDKIEEGVRKVAKGILAHGVTSFCPTVVTSPSYIYKEVLPKIRKCDGSCEGATVLGIHVEGPFINKEKKGAHPSNCIQTLDKGYDTVLNMYGNIDNVKIVTLAPEIENAGLVIETLTAKGITVSLGHSMANLHEGETAVGHGACFITHLFNAMLPFHHRDPGLVGLLTSDAIPNDKTVYFGIISDGIHTHPAALRIAHRTHPKGLVLVTDAISAMGLEEGTHRIGQMAIEVRSGKAFVAGTNTLCGSIATMDRCVKFFQEASSCSIVEALEAASLHPALAIGIADSKGTLNYGADADFILVGGGFEIISTWIAGKCVYDSTVRSEF
- the LOC124162986 gene encoding thioredoxin-like protein 4A, which codes for MSYMLPHLHNGWQVDQAILSEEDRVVVIRFGHDWDPTCMKMDEVLYSIAEKVKNFAVLYLVDITEVPDFNKMYELYDPCTVMFFFRNKHIMIDLGTGNNNKINWPLEDKQEMIDIVETVYRGARKGRGLVVSPKDYSTKYRY